A window from Primulina huaijiensis isolate GDHJ02 chromosome 13, ASM1229523v2, whole genome shotgun sequence encodes these proteins:
- the LOC140991229 gene encoding uncharacterized protein, with protein MVTTSIVSNLELRLLKNAVQVDHILLSMPEFDIILGMDWLSLNEASIDFWHRSVSIRPPSRKFFVFKTVRNKQMPHIISCNCVRKLMRRGCQAFLASVTSVPVSDSQKLEDVEVVIDFPSVFPEDVSGIPPD; from the coding sequence ATGGTTACCACGAGCATTGTGAgcaatctggagcttcgtttgctGAAGAATGCGGTTCAAGTAGATCACATCCTACTCTCGATGCCTGAATTCGACATCATTCTTGGTATGGATTGGCTATCTTTGAATGAAGCTTCGATAGATTTCTGGCATAGGTCAGTATCTATTAGACCACCCAGCAGGAAATTTTTTGTCTTTAAGACTGTAAGAAACAAACAAATGCCACACATTATCTCCTGCAACTGTGTGAGGAAGCTAATGAGACGAggctgccaagcttttctagcgaGTGTGACTTCAGTACCTGTTTCAGACAGTCAGAAGCTAGAGGATGTAGAGGTTGTCATAgactttcctagcgtctttcctgaggatgtttctggcattccaccagaCTGA